Genomic window (Streptosporangium brasiliense):
CATGGAGCGGGCCTGGGACAGCCACTGGGCCTGCTCCCGCTCGTCGGCGAACATGCCGCCGTAGGAGGGGTCCTCGGCCAGCAGCCTGCGCCACTGCGGCTCCAGCAGCTCCAGGGCCGCGGCGACCGTGCGCCCGGGGGCGGGGAGGTCGTAGAGGCGCTCCAGCACCGAGTGGACCATCGTGCCGCGCACCGCGGCGGGCGACGGCGGCTCGGGCAGCCGGTCGATCACCCGGAAGCGGTAGAGCAACGGGCACGTCATGAAGTCACCGGCGCGGGAGGGCGACAGCGCTCCGATGATCGTGGGCTCGGTCAGTGACATGTCCGCACTGTAGGTCACACTGACGACAGTTTGTGCTCAAGGTGGCCTCGCGACGTCTGCGGACGGCCCGATGGCGCGTAGCATCAAGGCCGAAGGCGCAGCGAACGAGGAGTGGTGAGCCAGCGGTGAGCAGCGAGAGCCCGCGTCAGAACAGCCCAGGGCTGCGGATGGGCCGGCCGTTCGGCATCCCGGTCTACGTCTCGCCGACCTGGCTCATCGTGGCGGCGTTCATCACCTTCACCTACCAGCCCATCGTGATCGCCCAACTGCCCGAGCTGGCCGTCCCGACGACATATGCCGTGGCGCTGCTGTTCGCGGTGCTGCTGTACGTGTCGGTGCTGCTGCACGAGCTGGCGCACTGCGTGGTCGCCAGGATGTACGGCCTGCCGGTCCGCCGCATCACGCTCTACCTGCTCGGCGGCGTCTCGGAGATCGAGCGCGAGCCGGAGACCCCGGGCCGGGAGTTCATGGTGGCCTTCGCCGGGCCGCTGCTCTCGCTCGGGCTGGCCGGGATCGGGTTCGCCGCCTACCAGGTCATCGACCCGGGCACCATCCTCGGGGTGCTGACCTTCCAGCTCTGGTTCGCCAACCTGATCGTCGGCATCTTCAACCTCCTGCCGGGGCTGCCGCTCGACGGCGGGCGCATGCTCCGCGCCGGGGTCTGGAAGGCCACCCGCAACCCCGGCTCGGGCACGATCGCCGCCGCCTGGGTGGGCCGTGTGCTGGCCGTCGTCCTGGTCGCGGTGCCCGTCGGTCTGGCGCTGATGAGCGGGCAGACGCCGGGCTGGGAGCTCATCTGGTCGGTGCTGCTGGCCTCCTTCATCTGGCTCGGCGCCACCCAGGCGCTGCGCGGGGCCCGGGTCCGCGCCCGCATCCCGCAGGTCAACGCCCGCGCCCTGGCCCGGCGGGCCATCGCGGTGACCGGCGACGTGCCGCTGGCCGAGGCCCTGCGCCGGGCCGCGGAGGCCCAGGCGGGCGCGATGGTGGTGGTCGACCACGAGGGCCGTCCGACGGGGATCGTCAACGAGGTCGCGGTGGAGTCCACCCCGGAGAACCGCCGTCCCTGGGTGACGGCCGGCTCGCTGGCGCGCAGCCTCGAACCGTCGCTGGTGCTGGCCGCCGACCTGTCGGGGGAGTCCCTGATCGACGCCATGCGCGAGGCCCCGGCGGGGGAATACCTCCTCGTGGAACGCGGCGGCGAGATCTTCGGAGTGCTGGCCACGTCGGATGTGAACCGGGTGTTCAGCGGGGTCTGAGCGAACCATCGGGGGACTTCGGGCGTCTCACTGGTTGCGTGCTGTGACGAGGCGGCGGTGCGGGGGGAAGAACGCACCGTCCGTCCTCTCGTTTTCGGTGCGCACCACGACTAGTGTTCTG
Coding sequences:
- a CDS encoding site-2 protease family protein; this translates as MGRPFGIPVYVSPTWLIVAAFITFTYQPIVIAQLPELAVPTTYAVALLFAVLLYVSVLLHELAHCVVARMYGLPVRRITLYLLGGVSEIEREPETPGREFMVAFAGPLLSLGLAGIGFAAYQVIDPGTILGVLTFQLWFANLIVGIFNLLPGLPLDGGRMLRAGVWKATRNPGSGTIAAAWVGRVLAVVLVAVPVGLALMSGQTPGWELIWSVLLASFIWLGATQALRGARVRARIPQVNARALARRAIAVTGDVPLAEALRRAAEAQAGAMVVVDHEGRPTGIVNEVAVESTPENRRPWVTAGSLARSLEPSLVLAADLSGESLIDAMREAPAGEYLLVERGGEIFGVLATSDVNRVFSGV